A portion of the Deinococcus peraridilitoris DSM 19664 genome contains these proteins:
- a CDS encoding carbohydrate deacetylase, with protein sequence MTIYAQLLSEGNVMNTPDGSLTNARLGYPAQARLLFINADDFGMCHSVNEAIIRSLNDGIVKSCSVMVPCPWALHALEWLREAPHIPFGIHLTVISEQPSYRWGPIACRSEVPTLVDKDGYFYAESRIEEFLDQVNLTELEREFRLQIERVLSANLRPSHLDSHCGIHTRREQIFKMTLDLAREYDVALRVYEQPFIAQLQHQGYPTNNHPLMDSYDVDIADKTERYLQMLHVLPVGLSEWAVHPGLGTNELQAAMPSWQVRQTDFDFVMSNEALEVIQQEGIVLVDYREIQALWSRRPLA encoded by the coding sequence ATGACGATCTATGCTCAGCTTCTCTCGGAGGGTAACGTGATGAATACGCCAGATGGAAGCCTGACTAACGCTCGTTTAGGGTACCCCGCTCAAGCCCGGCTGTTGTTTATCAATGCCGATGATTTCGGGATGTGTCATTCGGTCAATGAAGCCATCATCCGCTCCCTGAATGACGGTATCGTGAAGTCCTGCAGTGTGATGGTGCCGTGCCCTTGGGCACTGCATGCCCTCGAATGGTTACGAGAAGCACCCCATATACCCTTTGGTATTCACTTGACCGTCATTAGCGAGCAGCCCTCGTACCGATGGGGGCCCATAGCGTGCCGATCAGAGGTGCCAACGCTTGTCGATAAAGACGGGTACTTTTATGCTGAGTCGCGTATTGAAGAGTTTTTAGACCAAGTCAATCTAACTGAGTTGGAGCGCGAGTTTCGCTTGCAGATTGAGCGTGTTTTATCTGCAAACTTGCGACCAAGTCATCTTGATAGTCACTGTGGAATACATACTCGACGGGAACAGATCTTTAAGATGACGCTCGATTTAGCACGTGAGTATGACGTGGCACTCCGAGTATACGAGCAACCCTTTATTGCTCAGCTGCAGCATCAGGGGTATCCAACCAACAATCATCCTTTAATGGACAGCTATGATGTGGATATTGCGGATAAGACTGAGCGTTATTTGCAAATGTTGCACGTGTTGCCAGTCGGTCTTTCTGAGTGGGCGGTTCATCCGGGCCTGGGGACCAACGAGTTACAGGCTGCGATGCCCAGTTGGCAGGTACGGCAAACGGATTTTGATTTTGTCATGTCAAATGAGGCGCTGGAGGTCATTCAGCAGGAGGGTATCGTTCTTGTGGATTACCGAGAAATACAAGCATTGTGGAGCCGGAGGCCTCTTGCGTAG
- a CDS encoding diacylglycerol/lipid kinase family protein, whose protein sequence is MTQRPAIPSAQPVTLMVNAQSRRGRTGLNRAVALLSAAGLAVRPVIVHDVSQANALLRAEVAREAPYVIVGGGDGTLSHAAGILARSRTALAVMPLGTGNSFARSVGVPLDLAGAARLIADGTPTQVDVGLVNGRVFLNSVALGLSAEIARSLTPGVKRHLGLMAWPVVGSKVLWRHRALHLNLTSESGAWVFHTHQLLVANGRYVAGPLRATPLASVADSQLDILVFGNGSLVSLLQVARWASGGKIRHITAHQLSVVSRTGDVWASVDGEVFQTSELRLTLAPQALGVLVPADFDARSV, encoded by the coding sequence ATGACACAGAGGCCTGCCATTCCTTCGGCACAGCCGGTCACGCTGATGGTCAACGCGCAGTCACGGCGTGGTCGGACAGGGCTGAACCGGGCGGTGGCACTTTTGAGCGCAGCCGGGCTTGCCGTTCGTCCTGTCATCGTGCACGACGTCTCACAGGCGAACGCGCTGCTGCGCGCCGAGGTGGCCCGGGAGGCGCCGTACGTCATCGTCGGCGGCGGAGACGGCACCCTGTCACACGCGGCGGGCATCCTCGCGAGAAGCCGTACGGCCCTGGCCGTCATGCCCCTCGGAACCGGCAATTCCTTTGCGCGCAGCGTGGGCGTACCGCTCGACCTGGCCGGCGCGGCACGCCTCATCGCCGACGGTACACCGACCCAGGTCGACGTCGGCCTCGTCAACGGCAGGGTGTTCCTCAACAGTGTGGCGTTGGGCCTGTCCGCTGAAATCGCCCGGTCCCTGACGCCGGGAGTCAAACGTCACCTGGGACTCATGGCCTGGCCGGTTGTCGGTTCAAAGGTCTTGTGGCGGCATCGCGCGCTGCATCTGAACTTGACCTCCGAATCGGGCGCCTGGGTCTTCCATACCCATCAGCTGCTTGTCGCCAACGGGCGCTACGTGGCAGGGCCGCTGCGCGCCACGCCACTGGCGTCGGTCGCCGATTCGCAGCTCGACATCCTGGTGTTCGGCAACGGCAGCCTCGTGAGTCTGCTGCAGGTGGCGCGTTGGGCGTCCGGCGGAAAAATTCGGCACATCACCGCCCACCAGCTGAGCGTCGTCAGCAGGACCGGAGACGTGTGGGCCAGCGTCGACGGCGAAGTATTCCAAACGTCGGAGTTGCGGCTGACGCTTGCGCCGCAGGCCCTGGGTGTGCTGGTTCCCGCTGACTTCGACGCCCGGTCCGTCTGA
- a CDS encoding SDR family NAD(P)-dependent oxidoreductase: MTFGAAVVDRDMPGLARLLLSPPSCRDLTALRAAVAGKTVLITGASFGIGEATARLFAEAGAQVLLIARSEDKLRALAEGIRATGGRAFVYPLDLYRTQDVGPLAEQLQRRHPRIDVVISNAGKSIRRPALESLERRDLERSLAVNFSSPAALLLALLPRMIAQGEGQVINVSTVSVKPPAAPRWATYQGSKAGFDFWLRSVGLEVREKGVAVSSVYLPLVRTRMSAASDLYRFAPALSALEAAQVIAGAVVRPRERIEPWWLRGQVLAAWLFPGFVDRLLGSLEGWEQARERRRAGRS, encoded by the coding sequence GTGACTTTCGGTGCCGCCGTGGTAGATAGAGACATGCCGGGTCTGGCGCGTCTGCTGCTGTCCCCACCGAGTTGCCGTGACCTGACGGCGCTGCGGGCGGCCGTGGCGGGGAAGACGGTCCTGATCACCGGCGCTTCGTTTGGCATAGGAGAAGCGACCGCGCGCCTTTTCGCGGAGGCAGGAGCGCAAGTGCTGCTGATCGCGCGCAGCGAAGACAAACTCCGGGCGCTGGCAGAGGGCATCCGCGCCACAGGAGGACGCGCTTTCGTGTATCCGCTGGACCTGTACCGCACGCAGGACGTTGGGCCGCTGGCCGAGCAGCTCCAGCGAAGACACCCCCGCATCGACGTCGTGATCAGCAACGCCGGGAAATCCATTCGCCGTCCGGCCCTGGAGTCCCTGGAGCGGCGTGACCTGGAACGTTCGCTCGCAGTGAACTTCAGCAGCCCGGCAGCGCTGCTGCTGGCGTTGCTGCCGCGCATGATCGCCCAGGGGGAGGGTCAGGTCATCAACGTCTCGACGGTGTCGGTCAAGCCACCCGCGGCACCTCGCTGGGCCACGTATCAGGGAAGCAAGGCGGGTTTTGACTTCTGGCTCAGGAGTGTAGGGCTGGAAGTGCGGGAAAAGGGTGTTGCGGTGAGCAGCGTGTACCTGCCCCTGGTGCGGACCCGGATGAGCGCGGCCAGTGACCTGTACCGCTTCGCGCCTGCCCTGAGTGCACTGGAGGCCGCCCAGGTGATCGCGGGCGCGGTGGTTCGTCCCCGGGAGCGCATCGAGCCCTGGTGGCTGCGTGGTCAGGTGCTTGCGGCGTGGCTCTTTCCTGGATTCGTCGATCGCCTGCTCGGGAGTCTGGAAGGGTGGGAGCAGGCTCGGGAGCGGCGCCGGGCCGGTCGGTCATGA
- a CDS encoding ABC transporter ATP-binding protein, which translates to MSSVTFEHVSKDFGTLSVLQDVHLHVNSGQFVALVGPSGTGKSTLLRMVAGLEPPTSGQVTVDGQSVRRPHASRTLVFQEHALLPWLTLQDNVALGLEFQGSPRSAARQQAVEWLARVSLGDFGTYYPHQVSGGMRQRAAIVRALAVRPRVLLLDEPFGALDALTRLQLQRELSGLWTGGNMTVLMVTHDVEEALYLADRVIVLGPRPGRVIADHPVPLPRPRSRTAPPLLTLRQRILADLGVDESSQLKEVTL; encoded by the coding sequence ATGAGTTCGGTCACGTTCGAACACGTCAGCAAGGACTTCGGGACGCTCAGTGTCCTCCAGGACGTTCACCTGCACGTGAATTCGGGTCAGTTCGTCGCGCTGGTCGGCCCGTCCGGAACCGGGAAATCCACCCTGCTTCGCATGGTCGCTGGGCTGGAGCCACCCACGTCCGGGCAGGTCACCGTGGACGGCCAATCCGTTCGCAGGCCTCACGCTTCCCGCACGCTCGTCTTTCAGGAGCACGCCCTCCTTCCCTGGCTGACCTTGCAGGACAACGTCGCGCTTGGCCTGGAATTCCAGGGCTCACCACGCTCCGCAGCGCGCCAGCAGGCCGTGGAGTGGCTCGCGCGCGTCTCCCTCGGTGACTTCGGCACGTACTACCCTCATCAGGTGTCAGGGGGAATGCGCCAGCGGGCCGCCATCGTCCGTGCCCTGGCGGTCCGGCCCCGGGTACTGCTGCTCGACGAACCGTTCGGTGCGCTCGACGCCCTCACACGCCTGCAACTCCAGCGGGAACTCAGCGGACTCTGGACCGGCGGGAACATGACCGTGCTGATGGTCACGCACGACGTTGAGGAAGCCCTGTACCTCGCTGACCGCGTCATCGTGCTGGGCCCACGGCCAGGGCGGGTCATCGCTGACCACCCGGTACCGTTGCCCCGCCCGCGCAGCAGGACCGCGCCTCCCCTGCTAACGCTGCGCCAGCGTATCCTCGCCGACCTCGGCGTTGACGAATCCAGCCAACTGAAAGAGGTAACCCTATGA
- a CDS encoding AMP-binding protein produces MTGLSQVLRVVRQAGLKKPLRSLGSGVAMTLRHGPSLYAVARWSARRFPDVPALVEPQGSLTFRQLVDRTDRVAAALAERVTPGSVIGLLARNHGTFVTTLLASQRLGLRTVLLNTSWSARQTLEACRAHALELVVVDDDFLPDLLALDEGLRCWTTSEVQAQEGGLAPGKFPPHGLPGSIVILTSGSTGPPKAVRRDARFLEVLPTAVALLQQLRLRAHAPTLLTVPLFHGHGLSTLALCLTMGSPLHVFARGTPEAYWQALQQKDIEVLVVVPTVLYRLLEVSCAAPAPHLRTIVCGSAPLGAALAGRTLSRFGPVLYNLYGTSECGLISLATPEHLLAAPDSVGYVLPGVKVGIRRADGTPARPEETGEVMVQGVMVRGGFGNSLPTGDLGRRSASGLLTLAGRRDDLLICGGENVSPEAVESRIEQLSYVRECAVMGIPSEEYGQGLAAFVVLNPGMGHVTRQMVECDCRPLLPRMLRPTRLALVDELPRNALGKLDRQRLGSLWESPES; encoded by the coding sequence ATGACCGGACTGTCTCAGGTGCTGCGGGTGGTCCGGCAGGCCGGGCTGAAGAAGCCCCTGCGGTCGCTGGGAAGTGGCGTGGCCATGACGCTGCGCCATGGACCCTCCCTGTACGCCGTGGCACGCTGGTCAGCCCGGCGCTTCCCCGATGTACCGGCGCTGGTGGAACCTCAGGGAAGCCTGACTTTCCGGCAGCTCGTCGACCGGACCGACCGGGTGGCCGCTGCCCTCGCCGAGCGCGTGACGCCCGGCTCGGTCATCGGGTTGCTCGCCCGCAACCACGGCACATTCGTGACGACGCTGCTGGCCAGCCAGCGTCTGGGGCTCAGGACCGTGCTGCTGAACACCTCCTGGTCCGCCCGGCAGACCCTGGAGGCCTGCCGGGCACATGCGCTGGAACTGGTCGTGGTCGACGACGACTTCCTGCCTGATCTGTTGGCACTCGACGAGGGCTTGCGTTGCTGGACAACTTCCGAAGTTCAGGCGCAGGAGGGCGGCCTGGCTCCCGGAAAGTTCCCACCGCACGGCCTTCCGGGCAGCATCGTGATCCTCACGTCGGGCAGTACCGGGCCACCCAAAGCTGTTCGGCGAGACGCCAGATTCCTGGAAGTGCTCCCGACGGCCGTCGCCCTGCTTCAGCAGCTTCGGCTTCGTGCGCACGCGCCTACACTGCTGACGGTCCCCCTGTTTCACGGTCATGGACTCTCGACCCTGGCACTGTGTCTGACCATGGGTTCACCGCTGCATGTGTTCGCGCGTGGAACACCCGAAGCTTACTGGCAGGCCTTGCAGCAGAAGGACATCGAGGTGCTGGTTGTCGTGCCGACCGTGCTGTACCGCTTGCTGGAGGTTTCATGCGCCGCACCTGCGCCGCACCTGCGGACGATCGTCTGCGGTTCGGCTCCGCTTGGGGCGGCGCTGGCCGGGCGTACACTTTCGCGGTTCGGGCCGGTGCTGTACAACCTGTACGGCACCAGCGAGTGCGGCCTGATTTCCCTGGCGACGCCGGAACATCTTCTGGCGGCACCGGACAGCGTGGGGTACGTTCTGCCCGGCGTCAAGGTGGGTATCCGTCGTGCGGACGGCACACCCGCACGCCCGGAGGAAACTGGAGAAGTAATGGTGCAGGGCGTGATGGTCCGCGGTGGCTTCGGCAATTCGCTCCCTACGGGGGATTTGGGTCGACGGAGCGCTTCAGGTCTGCTGACGCTCGCCGGACGGCGCGATGACCTGCTGATCTGTGGCGGTGAGAACGTCTCTCCTGAAGCGGTCGAGTCGCGCATTGAGCAGCTCTCCTACGTGCGTGAATGCGCGGTCATGGGCATTCCAAGCGAAGAGTACGGACAGGGTCTGGCCGCGTTCGTGGTCCTGAATCCCGGGATGGGTCACGTGACGCGGCAGATGGTCGAGTGTGATTGCCGACCGCTGCTGCCCAGGATGCTGCGGCCCACGCGGCTGGCATTGGTCGATGAATTGCCGCGGAACGCACTGGGAAAACTGGATCGCCAGCGGCTTGGTTCCCTGTGGGAATCGCCCGAATCCTGA
- a CDS encoding AAC(3) family N-acetyltransferase → MTFEDVDYDDAIFPPLKADLEAAGLVKVGKVGSATARLMPQRKVVDFAAAWFHARPSSGALALAGLCYFGWLSVRPSGRRR, encoded by the coding sequence ATGACCTTCGAAGATGTCGACTACGACGACGCGATCTTTCCGCCGTTGAAGGCGGACCTCGAAGCGGCGGGATTGGTGAAGGTGGGCAAGGTGGGTTCGGCGACCGCGCGACTGATGCCGCAGCGGAAGGTGGTGGACTTCGCCGCCGCGTGGTTCCACGCCCGCCCATCATCAGGAGCATTGGCTTTAGCAGGACTTTGTTACTTCGGATGGTTGTCAGTCCGGCCTTCCGGGCGCCGACGTTAA
- a CDS encoding ABC transporter substrate-binding protein → MMIKKLLFLLPLALVGAAEAEKVRIGYVQVLPTSLSLIAREQGYYKEQGLDVELVPFGSGPVLMQALASGKLDAAQVGFAPVYVWAARGAPVRVIGKAANADLSILARNDSGIKGPADLKGKRVGVLPSGSVPETLFSGLVLPKFGLDDKSVTVVNSEAPNLVGGLATNRFDAAVLLEPWTTIAQLQLPLREAYNINTVWKSSLGAVLAARAELINKQPETVKKLVAAQAKAVSFVKQQPGEAAKILAREFFPNGIKTEKGTIPGEQVVQSALKGLSFDSKITGADLESAEEYAQLLQQLGNVQKTVPINRVVHQRFTR, encoded by the coding sequence ATGATGATCAAGAAATTGCTGTTTCTGCTGCCACTTGCGCTTGTTGGTGCCGCCGAAGCCGAGAAAGTCCGGATTGGTTACGTGCAAGTCCTTCCCACCTCCCTGTCCCTGATCGCGAGAGAACAGGGTTACTACAAGGAACAGGGCCTCGACGTGGAGCTCGTTCCCTTCGGAAGTGGTCCGGTTCTGATGCAGGCACTGGCGAGCGGGAAGCTCGACGCGGCACAGGTTGGTTTCGCGCCGGTGTACGTGTGGGCCGCGCGAGGCGCCCCCGTGCGGGTGATCGGAAAAGCCGCGAACGCCGACCTGAGCATCCTCGCCAGAAACGACTCTGGCATCAAGGGTCCAGCCGATCTGAAGGGCAAGCGCGTAGGCGTGCTGCCCTCTGGCAGCGTTCCCGAGACCCTGTTCTCCGGGCTGGTTCTTCCCAAGTTCGGGTTGGACGACAAGTCGGTGACCGTCGTGAATTCCGAAGCACCGAACCTGGTGGGTGGGCTCGCCACCAACCGATTCGACGCCGCGGTACTCCTGGAGCCCTGGACGACCATCGCGCAACTGCAACTCCCACTGCGTGAGGCTTACAACATCAACACCGTTTGGAAATCATCGCTTGGTGCGGTGCTCGCCGCGCGAGCCGAGCTGATCAACAAACAGCCCGAAACGGTCAAAAAGCTCGTGGCGGCCCAGGCGAAAGCCGTGAGCTTCGTGAAGCAGCAGCCTGGGGAGGCCGCGAAAATCCTGGCCAGGGAGTTCTTCCCCAACGGCATCAAGACCGAGAAAGGCACCATTCCTGGCGAGCAGGTCGTTCAGTCTGCACTGAAGGGGTTGTCGTTCGACTCGAAGATCACAGGCGCGGACCTGGAGTCCGCCGAGGAGTACGCACAGTTGCTGCAACAACTCGGCAACGTGCAGAAAACCGTTCCCATCAACCGCGTCGTCCATCAGCGCTTCACACGCTGA
- a CDS encoding zinc ribbon domain-containing protein: MSELPSPPKEATYHLCPQCTRAVNAQAQERFCPNDGARLITACGACGEVIRTPYARYCTGCGAPLTHRHHEEGQRRGVLSPRDS; this comes from the coding sequence ATGTCCGAACTACCCTCACCGCCAAAAGAAGCGACGTATCACCTCTGTCCTCAATGCACCCGGGCCGTGAATGCCCAGGCCCAGGAGCGCTTCTGCCCAAACGATGGCGCGCGCCTGATCACTGCGTGTGGTGCCTGCGGTGAGGTGATCCGTACACCGTACGCGCGCTACTGCACGGGCTGCGGCGCGCCGTTGACCCACCGTCATCACGAAGAAGGCCAGCGGCGCGGCGTTCTGTCCCCTCGGGATTCCTGA
- a CDS encoding ABC transporter permease has translation MTTRSNLIAYLTALLSILLTWQVASVFLPGFLFPSPAEVLPQLPTAAAQPEFWEAVTLSLVQLLAGFAIAVVLVSVLIWPTLASLPFRRYIGAFTGILQAIPPVALIPLLVLLLGFGGAPVLAVVAVAAFFPLSLSMIGAIDHLNTLHLDAVRVLGASQRQVLRRVVVPEMLPTLLSGAQAGFGNAWRSLIAAQMVLGVSEGLGGSIQRASQVGDMTTVLLDVTVIAVLAAGLNVWLFEGLKRRFLSWRTA, from the coding sequence ATGACAACGAGAAGCAACCTGATCGCGTACCTGACAGCCTTGCTCAGCATCCTGCTGACCTGGCAGGTCGCGTCCGTGTTCCTGCCGGGATTCCTGTTCCCCTCGCCCGCCGAGGTGCTGCCACAGCTCCCCACCGCCGCCGCGCAACCTGAATTCTGGGAAGCCGTCACGCTCAGCCTCGTGCAACTTCTGGCAGGCTTCGCCATCGCGGTGGTCCTGGTGAGCGTGCTGATCTGGCCCACACTGGCTTCACTCCCGTTCCGCCGCTACATCGGCGCATTCACCGGGATCCTGCAAGCCATTCCACCCGTGGCCCTCATCCCGCTGCTGGTTCTGCTCCTGGGGTTCGGGGGAGCGCCCGTCCTCGCGGTCGTGGCGGTCGCCGCATTCTTCCCGCTCAGCCTGAGCATGATCGGCGCGATCGACCACCTCAACACACTGCACCTGGACGCCGTGCGCGTGCTCGGCGCCAGCCAGCGTCAGGTACTGCGTCGCGTCGTCGTTCCGGAAATGCTGCCGACCCTGCTCTCCGGCGCGCAGGCGGGCTTCGGGAATGCCTGGCGTTCCCTCATCGCCGCCCAGATGGTCCTGGGTGTCAGCGAAGGGCTCGGTGGAAGCATTCAACGCGCTTCACAGGTAGGAGACATGACGACGGTCCTTCTCGACGTGACGGTCATCGCCGTGCTCGCGGCCGGGCTCAACGTCTGGCTGTTCGAAGGTCTCAAGCGACGCTTCCTTTCGTGGAGAACGGCATGA
- a CDS encoding IS66 family transposase translates to MEPTNNAAERALRPAVIARKVSQCSKTTAGSQAFAIFKSLTQTARLLGLDPLQFLLDHPLSQNTR, encoded by the coding sequence ATCGAGCCCACCAATAATGCGGCAGAACGGGCTTTACGTCCAGCCGTCATTGCCAGGAAGGTTTCGCAGTGCAGCAAGACCACCGCGGGCAGTCAGGCCTTCGCCATCTTCAAGTCATTGACGCAAACTGCCCGCCTGCTCGGCCTTGACCCCCTTCAATTCCTGCTTGACCATCCCCTGAGTCAGAACACCCGGTAA
- a CDS encoding DsrE family protein, with product MKAVFHVNDPQRWPAALSAAENLYQFGTDVEVTFVANGEGVHLPAQMDRLVQLTTRNARVLLCAQAIQRQGLNRAELPDWVEVVAAGIIGLVEAQQKGYAYIRP from the coding sequence ATGAAAGCTGTCTTTCACGTGAACGATCCTCAGCGCTGGCCCGCCGCCCTCAGCGCAGCGGAGAACCTCTACCAGTTCGGGACCGACGTGGAGGTCACCTTTGTCGCGAACGGGGAGGGCGTGCATCTCCCCGCACAGATGGACCGGCTGGTGCAGCTCACGACGAGAAACGCCCGTGTCCTTCTCTGCGCACAGGCGATACAACGCCAGGGGCTGAACAGGGCAGAGCTGCCCGACTGGGTCGAAGTCGTCGCGGCGGGCATCATTGGATTGGTCGAAGCGCAGCAAAAAGGCTACGCTTACATTCGCCCGTAG
- a CDS encoding IS4 family transposase, whose translation MSLQEAALADPTKLGEVIKHHLPFLRRDTLQRLADVVTALIQARSTKHAQLALHLPGTVGAVSKLRRVERCLHDPQLDRDVFLKLLVPLLPDEKLVMTMDRTNWEHGEADLNLLVLGVVLEGFTLPLVWMALPHGGSSDTGVRERLVAQLLKVLPAKRWRVLVADREFVGAAWFTFLRRRGIKRCLRIRGDARIDDVRLDEGWGYVQPGQVVALLEKANVYGNVMQLVVTRTDAGELLALATDLKIDETRAVYRLRWTVECTFSTQKSRGFDLEASAMTRPDRLERLFGVVTLALAWCLRVGVWCHQQRPIKRKKHGRRAVSLVRYGLELLSASLRWDTSDCLTLLALVMQPFPAPAHHSIQVVGY comes from the coding sequence GTGTCGCTCCAAGAAGCCGCTCTGGCTGATCCTACCAAGCTCGGCGAGGTCATCAAGCACCATCTGCCATTCCTACGCCGAGATACCCTGCAACGCCTCGCCGACGTCGTCACCGCCCTGATTCAAGCTCGCTCGACCAAGCACGCCCAGCTTGCCCTCCATCTGCCCGGCACAGTCGGTGCCGTCAGCAAGCTGCGCCGAGTCGAGCGCTGCCTACACGACCCTCAGCTCGATCGCGACGTTTTCTTGAAGCTCCTCGTGCCACTGCTGCCCGACGAGAAGCTGGTCATGACCATGGACCGCACGAACTGGGAACACGGCGAAGCCGACCTGAACCTCCTTGTGCTGGGCGTAGTGCTTGAAGGCTTCACCTTGCCCCTCGTGTGGATGGCCTTGCCGCACGGAGGTAGCAGCGACACCGGAGTGCGTGAGCGTTTGGTCGCTCAACTTCTCAAGGTCTTGCCCGCGAAGCGGTGGCGTGTTCTGGTTGCCGACCGTGAGTTCGTCGGGGCGGCGTGGTTCACGTTTCTGAGGCGGCGCGGCATCAAACGCTGCCTGCGCATCCGAGGTGACGCTCGGATCGACGACGTGCGGCTCGACGAGGGCTGGGGGTACGTGCAGCCCGGACAAGTGGTCGCGCTGCTCGAAAAAGCGAATGTGTACGGCAACGTCATGCAACTGGTCGTCACCCGCACCGACGCCGGGGAACTGCTCGCCCTGGCGACCGACCTGAAGATCGACGAGACGCGGGCGGTGTATCGTTTGCGCTGGACCGTGGAGTGTACCTTCAGCACTCAGAAATCCAGAGGCTTCGACCTGGAGGCGAGTGCCATGACCAGGCCGGATCGGCTGGAACGCTTGTTCGGGGTAGTCACGCTGGCTTTGGCATGGTGTTTGCGTGTCGGCGTGTGGTGTCACCAGCAGCGGCCCATCAAACGCAAAAAACACGGACGCCGTGCAGTGAGCCTCGTCAGGTACGGCCTGGAGCTTCTTTCCGCTTCTTTGCGTTGGGACACGAGTGACTGCCTGACACTTTTGGCGCTTGTCATGCAGCCTTTTCCCGCTCCAGCACACCACTCAATCCAAGTTGTGGGGTACTGA